From a single Brassica napus cultivar Da-Ae unplaced genomic scaffold, Da-Ae ScsIHWf_1092;HRSCAF=1556, whole genome shotgun sequence genomic region:
- the LOC106441935 gene encoding uncharacterized protein LOC106441935: MAKSNRNPRRTVNETGEGSASNMARNEAGTEEARNAAQNAANVNNAAAAGAAAGAVGLEAVLAMLAQVLARLPAVAAPPVVPPVVDEAEQVVQDREDAHVARNPSYLKVMDHMQKLGTKFFSGGSKPVEADQWIDRIGRNFKSIRCPLAYKKDIAVHYLDGDSHTWGRGVAARIGEDQCTWANFKAEFRAKYFLPEAFDQLEGAFLRLEQGSMSVREYEVEFNSLKKYAGREAESEISLAAEQEAGISEEAKVFGSVAHVHPGKHAGKNQKVVKSGTSSKPNATSRSACSTCGKMHSGVCRAATGACHRCGSMDHKVRDCPEEDQRPKSQNRSTGERVCYNCGETGHFKNQCPKDAQSAGKRQSDGPQPAAKRQAIMPRVYTIGDESSDPSTSRPITGTLVMGGVAAHVLFDSGASHCFVQPEMIGIGEFQKEEEEVRPVRAAGGQIMYTSGKIRNVSMMIGGVNMPADLVICPVKSYDVILGMDWLSKYKAHLDCHRGRVQFEIGNGKLVYQGVRPTNGSLIISALQAKRMLKKGCEAYMASITTVEVGPDAELEGIPIVKEYDDVFESLTGLPPDRSDPFTIELEPGTTPISKAPYRMAPAEMSELKKQLDELVEKGFVRPSSSTVFQRSMIG, from the exons ATGGCAAAAAGTAACCGTAACCCAAGAAGGACTGTGAATGAGACTGGTGAGGGGTCTGCGAGCAACATGGCCAGGAATGAAGCTGGTACGGAAGAGGCTCGGAATGCTGCTCAGAATGCAGCAAATGTGAACAATGCTGCAGCCGCTGGTGCTGCTGCTGGAGCTGTTGGATTGGAAGCTGTGCTGGCTATGTTGGCACAAGTCTTGGCAAGGCTGCCTGCTGTGGCGGCACCTCCAGTGGTTCCACCTGTTGTGGATGAGGCGGAGCAAGTGGTGCAAGATAGAGAAGATGCACACGTTGCTAGGAATCCGTCTTATCTCAAGGTCATGGACCACATGCAGAAACTGGGAACCAAGTTCTTTTCGGGTGGTTCCAAACCAGTGGAAGCAGATCAATGGATTGACAGGATAGGCCGGAACTTTAAGTCGATCCGTTGTCCTCTTGCTTACAAGAAGGACATTGCTGTCCACTACTTGGACGGTGATTCGCACACCTGGGGGCGAGGTGTTGCTGCCCGGATTGGTGAGGATCAGTGCACCTGGGCCAACTTTAAGGCCGAGTTCCGTGCGAAGTACTTTCTGCCGGAAGCATTTGACCAACTTGAGGGAGCTTTCCTCAGACTGGAACAGGGATCTATGTCTGTAAGGGAATATGAAGTAGAGTTCAACAGCCTCAAGAAGTATGCTGGGCGTGAGGCAGAGTCTGAGATATCCTTG GCCGCGGAGCAGGAAGCGGGAATCAGTGAGGAAGCCAAAGTGTTTGGCTCAGTGGCGCATGTCCATCCTGGTAAGCATGCGGGGAAGAACCAAAAGGTGGTGAAGTCTGGCACTTCCAGCAAGCCGAATGCAACCAGTCGCAGTGCGTGTTCGACTTGTGGGAAGATGCACTCTGGTGTGTGCCGTGCTGCTACGGGAGCTTGTCACCGTTGTGGAAGTATGGATCACAAGGTGCGGGATTGTCCTGAAGAAGATCAAAGGCCGAAGAGCCAGAACAGGAGTACTGGGGAACGCGTGTGCTACAACTGCGGGGAAACTGGACACTTCAAGAATCAGTGTCCAAAGGACGCACAATCTGCTGGGAAGCGTCAGAGTGATGGGCCTCAGCCGGCTGCGAAGAGGCAGGCCATCATGCCGCGGGTGTACACCATTGGTGATGAGTCGTCGGACCCAAGCACGTCTCGTCCGATCACTG GGACCTTAGTCATGGGTGGAGTGGCAGCCCATGTTCTgtttgattctggtgcatctcactGCTTTGTGCAACCTGAGATGATTGGAATTGGAGAATttcagaaagaagaagaagaagtaagacCGGTTCGAGCGGCTGGTGGTCAGATCATGTACACTTCAGGAAAAATCCGAAACGTCTCTATGATGATCGGGGGAGTGAACATGCCAGCCGACTTGGTCATTTGCCCAGTGAAATCATACGATGTGatccttggaatggattggCTGAGTAAATACAAGGCACATCTTGATTGTCATCGTGGCCGAGTTCAGTTTGAAATCGGCAATGGAAAGCTTGTCTATCAAGGGGTCAGACCGACCAATGGGAGTCTGATCATTTCAGCACTTCAAGCAAAACGAATGCTGAAAAAAGGGTGTGAGGCCTATATGGCTTCAATCACGACTGTGGAAGTCGGACCTGATGCTGAGTTGGAAGGGATTCCGATTGTAAAGGAGTATGATGACGTGTTCGAATCCTTGACAGGATTACCACCGGACCGTTCTGATCCTTTCACGATTGAGCTTGAGCCGGGTACAACACCAATCTCAAAAGCTCCGTATCGGATGGCTCCGGCTGAAATGTCGGAACTGAAGAAACAGTTGGATGAGTTGGTGGAGAAAGGATTTGTGCGGCCAAGCAGCTCGACCGTGTTCCAAAGATCGATGATAGGATGA